agagagagagagagccacacagcgagagagagagacagcgagagagagagacagcgagagcccgagacacagcgagagccagagacacagcgagagccagagacacagcgagagccagagacacagcgagagcccgagacacagcgagagccagagacacagcgagagagagagacacagcgagagagagagacacagcgagagccagagacacagcgagagagagagacacagcgagagagagagacacagcgagagcccgagagccagagagcccgagacacagcgagagcccgagacacagcgagagccagagacacagcgagagagagagagacacagcgagagcccgagacacagcgagagccagagacacagcgagagccagagacacagcgagagcccgagacacagcgagagagagagagacacagcgagagagagagagagacacagcgagtgcccgagacacagcgagagcccgagacacagccagagagagagacacagcaagagccagagacacagcgagagccagagacacagcgagagccagagacacagcgagagcccgagacacagcgagagccacagcgagagagagacacagcgagagcccGAGGCACAGCGAGAGCCAGAGACACTGCGAGAgcccgagacacagcgagagagagagacacagcgagagccagagacacagcgagagccagagacacagcgagagcccgagacacagcgagagagagagagacacagcgagagcccgagacacagcgagagagagagacacagcgagagccagagacacaccgagagcccgagacacagcgagagagagagacacagcgagagcccgagacacagcgagagagagagacacagcgagagcccgagacacagcgagagcccgagacacagcgagagcccgagacacagcgagagagagagacacagcgagagagagagacacagcgagagagagagacacagcgagagagagagacacagcgagagagagagagacacagcgagagcccgagacacagcgagagcccgagacacagcgagagcccgagacacagcgagagagagagacacagcgagagagagagacacagcgagagagagagacacagcgagagagagagacacagcgagagagagagacacagcgagagccagagacacagcgagagccagagacacacagccagagacacagcgagagccagagacacagcgagagacacacagccagagacacagcgagagccagagacacagcgagagccagagacacagcgagagccagagacacagcgagagccagagacacagcgagagccagagacacagcgagagccagagacacagcgagagccagagacacagcgagagcacagagacacagcgagagccagagacacagcgagagccagagacacagcgagagccagagacacagcgagagaccagagacagagagagacaagagagatcATGCAATCACAGATAATCTTGACATCATACCAAAGAAAATCTGATAGAAGCTTAGAGTGGAGACAGCAATCATCATGTTGACTGCAACATAATTAACTGATCACCACGTTTATTTtacacctttattgaactaggcaagtcagttaagaacaaattcgtattttcaatgacgacctagtgggttaactgccttgttcaaggacagaacgacagatgtgtaccttttcagctcggggatttgaccttgcaacctttcggttactagtccaatgctctaaccactaggccacctgccgcgtGATCAACAAGTGATCACACGTTGGCAGCAACATAATTAACTGATCACATGTTGAGGGGAAAATAATACCTACTGATCCTGAAGCAACTTTGCAGAAAAATGTGGCTCTCTGTATGCACAATTGTGTTGTAGTTTCTTTGTTGTAATGGCTTTTCAACTGGCACATCTTAACCAGAGATGGGAATATTTTAAGGGCGCTATGGACAAAGCAACACATTTGATATTTAGAGGTATCTCCCTTTCCTTGGAGAGAAAATCTTTGTAAGTGATGCTCAGAACTGACCAACGACCACAAACTCCAGATGACACGTTAGTAAACCCACACGTCAGCTCAAGAATCACCCCTCACCACCACAAATTGAAAAGTCTATCTACTGTGTACAGTCTAATGCTGTGCCACTATATGTCACCAAGGGGATTTTACCACCTTGTAACAACTATGCAAAGAAAAAATCCCAACAGTCATCAAGAGGAAAAATATAGCTGCTTGCATGTGGTAATATCTAGAGCAATAAATTCAACCCGCCCTTTGATTTTCCACACAGCAGGGTATATAAAAGACTGCTAACAATCTAAGATGACAAACATTTACAGACTCCAGACCTCCCTTCGTATACACCTCACCGGACTCTGCCTACAATACCTTCAGATTATCATGGAAAACATATTCAGGATTGCCTTTTTgatgctttctctctcagttggTCTTCAAGGAAGCCCGGCTACCAATTTCTTGAAAATTGCAAAAGGAATCGAACGACTACAAATAAATATTACATGTGTAAGTCCCTTCATGACATAAGAGGTGTTCAAATCATTTTAATGTATTTCAGTGATCAACTAACATTTCTCTTTTTCCATATTGTTCTGTAGCCAGAAGAAGATACATTCTTCTATGCTCCGTCTCCAGCGGATGTAGAGGTAAGGCTAACTAAACATGTTCAACAACTAATATCTGCAAATGTACAACACAGTAGCCCTTAACCTTTCCACTCCCATGTAGCCTCTAGCCCTAGCTGGGTTTCTGACTTGCTAAAGCATTATTTCTGCTTCGACGGTTCATAGAAGACCACTAGTACAGGAAACACAGCAAGGTTGCAGACGGTGGTTCAACTCATTTCAAATAGCACTTTGAACAACTAAAACCCGCTCCCGTCTTGGCCGTGCAATTCACCACAACTAATCCACAGCCTCTTTTTCCATGTCACAAAATCAAAGAGCCCCAGGGCAAACAGTtacatctctttctctcggtTGCAGAAAAGCATTGCTGGAGCACTGGCCTGTTCTATTCAACAACTGAACCACCTCAATGACAACAGAAATCTGCAGCATCATATCAACAGGCTTTTGACGGTCCTACAAAAGACATCTGATGATATCGTAAGTCTTATTACTTTCCCTTGCCACTTCAACAAAAATATATAGACATATTTTCTTAGTAAACAGGTCGGCTCATATAAGTTGGTGTACCACTGGCGTTAGACTAAATCATACCTTATCTCCTCAGAGAACGGACTCGTCAGAATGCAGCCGTGAGAACCCGCTGTCCAAAAAGTCTTGTAAGGAGTTCATGGAGAATATGATCAGTTTAGCTAAAGCTCTATCTGCCCAACGGTCCCCATGATAAAATAGGTTCTAGCTCCCAGTTGCATGGGGGGAGGATGGGGTCACAGGAAGTAGATTGTCATTGCACTGATACTATATATTATCTCTTAACAATTTGTGTAACATTGTGTAACACCagcttttaaaatatatatatatttatatgtctAACTGGATGTCCTTAACCTGGTATGAAAGCCCTACATAATGAAGGATGGGGCTACTGTAGGTTCTGTTTAATGATGTGATATCCATATACTGTGCCTGAACTGCTCTGAATGCAAGTGTTTGAGTTCTCAATGTCTGTTAACTATAAGGTATTTAAGCTTCTAAAAAGCTCTAATTaagttatttatttatgtatttattacaTATTTATTATATTTTGATTTCTACACATGGACTGTTCCTATAACCTTGATAATAAATGTGCAATTAAAAGTATTTGAAATTAATGTACTTGGTTTTTTAGGGTTAAACATTGCTAACACTAATGTAGCAAATAAGATGCCTTTAAATTGAATAGTTTTATCGTTAATTATATGTGAATTAGAGTTCGGCGC
This DNA window, taken from Oncorhynchus gorbuscha isolate QuinsamMale2020 ecotype Even-year linkage group LG13, OgorEven_v1.0, whole genome shotgun sequence, encodes the following:
- the LOC123993797 gene encoding uncharacterized protein LOC123993797, with amino-acid sequence MENIFRIAFLMLSLSVGLQGSPATNFLKIAKGIERLQINITCPEEDTFFYAPSPADVEKSIAGALACSIQQLNHLNDNRNLQHHINRLLTVLQKTSDDIRTDSSECSRENPLSKKSCKEFMENMISLAKALSAQRSP